A single region of the Chitinophaga niabensis genome encodes:
- a CDS encoding AAA family ATPase, with amino-acid sequence MEEVNTFEPRTDLSAVHTAIAAVKAEMAKVIIGQQQMIDLLVAGLLANGHILIEGVPGVAKTLAAKLLASTIDAKFSRIQFTPDLMPADVLGTSIFNPQSKEFEYKKGPIFGNIILIDEINRAPAKTQAALFEVMEERQITNDGVPHFLNQPFMVIATQNPIEQEGTYRLPEAQLDRFLFKIEVKYPQVEEEVEILKAANLQKSAHVLDKVESVLTATQVQDLQTQVRQVLLDEKLLQYIATLMNETRHNPSIYLGASPRASIAVMNCAKAIAVMNGRDFVTPDDVVYVLPHILRHRIMLTPEREMEGITPDDIIGEILKAVAVPR; translated from the coding sequence ATGGAAGAAGTAAACACCTTTGAGCCGCGCACAGACCTTTCTGCTGTACATACAGCCATCGCAGCAGTAAAAGCAGAGATGGCAAAAGTGATCATAGGGCAGCAACAGATGATAGATCTGCTCGTTGCGGGATTGCTGGCAAACGGGCACATCCTCATTGAAGGTGTGCCCGGTGTGGCAAAAACCCTGGCGGCCAAATTACTCGCCAGCACAATAGATGCTAAATTCTCCCGTATCCAGTTTACGCCCGACCTCATGCCGGCGGATGTGTTGGGTACCTCTATCTTCAATCCGCAAAGCAAAGAGTTTGAATACAAGAAAGGCCCCATCTTCGGCAATATCATCCTGATAGACGAGATCAACCGGGCACCGGCTAAAACACAGGCGGCTTTGTTTGAAGTAATGGAAGAACGCCAGATCACCAACGACGGCGTACCTCATTTCCTCAATCAGCCTTTTATGGTGATCGCCACACAGAACCCGATTGAGCAGGAAGGTACTTACCGTTTGCCGGAAGCGCAGCTGGACCGTTTCTTATTTAAGATAGAAGTGAAGTATCCGCAGGTGGAAGAAGAGGTAGAAATATTAAAAGCGGCCAACCTGCAAAAAAGTGCGCATGTGCTGGACAAAGTGGAAAGTGTACTCACGGCCACTCAGGTGCAGGACCTGCAAACACAGGTGAGGCAGGTATTACTGGACGAAAAACTGCTGCAATATATTGCCACGCTGATGAATGAAACCCGTCATAATCCCAGCATTTACCTGGGCGCTTCCCCGCGTGCATCCATTGCCGTGATGAACTGCGCCAAAGCCATCGCCGTGATGAACGGACGTGATTTTGTAACACCGGATGATGTTGTATATGTATTGCCGCATATTTTACGGCATCGTATTATGCTCACCCCGGAAAGAGAAATGGAAGGTATTACACCTGATGATATTATTGGAGAGATCCTTAAAGCCGTTGCGGTACCACGTTAA
- a CDS encoding DUF4350 domain-containing protein: MRAAIIITISILTLGVIFLLALAGISNTIVEEDNRFSREHITYSSRDKKPFGSYVPYKLLENFFDNNKAKVITKSFAQTYRKNEHFREASNDIYIIVAGRLYATEEDVNAMYNYVSAGNRLFMVVEKTDSLLEAVFNFSTTADTTFKLPYDVAVQSFVNPGFAPDTFFSAKGISMLDALGKTDTAITTILGTNAQHAPNFFRINVGNGHLFVLLNPMTWTNNFLLEKKNIKALENQMAYLPQYPQNVYWDEYYKQLRYRQQGDFSNWQVLMRHPALKWALWLAVLLLLLYVLFEGKRRQRLIPPKPALTNTSLEFAETLGRLYYLHHDNSNLARKMIQHLLEYIRNHYYLNTSQLNDEFVLLLSRKSGHPQEAVAEMFRQVHALRLADSVSDNELQHFYNSIYQFYLKAN; the protein is encoded by the coding sequence GTGAGAGCAGCCATCATCATAACTATCTCTATCCTTACACTCGGTGTTATTTTCCTGCTGGCATTGGCGGGGATCAGTAACACAATAGTGGAGGAGGATAACAGGTTTTCACGGGAGCATATCACTTATAGCAGCAGGGATAAAAAGCCTTTTGGCAGTTATGTGCCGTATAAGCTGCTGGAAAATTTCTTCGATAATAATAAGGCGAAGGTCATCACCAAATCATTTGCACAGACCTACAGGAAAAATGAGCATTTCCGGGAAGCATCCAACGATATATACATTATTGTAGCAGGCCGGCTCTATGCCACAGAAGAGGATGTGAATGCCATGTACAATTATGTCAGTGCAGGCAACAGGTTGTTTATGGTGGTAGAAAAAACGGATTCATTGCTGGAGGCGGTATTTAACTTTTCTACTACCGCAGATACCACATTTAAACTACCTTATGATGTGGCCGTGCAATCTTTTGTAAATCCAGGATTTGCGCCGGATACTTTTTTCTCGGCAAAAGGCATCTCAATGCTGGATGCATTGGGTAAAACAGATACAGCTATCACTACCATATTGGGTACCAATGCGCAGCATGCTCCTAATTTCTTCCGCATCAATGTAGGTAACGGGCATTTGTTTGTGCTGCTGAACCCGATGACCTGGACGAATAATTTCCTGCTGGAGAAGAAGAACATCAAAGCGCTGGAGAACCAGATGGCTTATCTGCCGCAGTATCCACAGAATGTTTACTGGGATGAATATTACAAACAACTGCGTTACCGCCAGCAGGGGGATTTCTCCAACTGGCAGGTATTAATGCGGCATCCTGCGCTTAAATGGGCTTTGTGGCTGGCGGTGTTATTACTCCTGCTATATGTATTGTTCGAGGGTAAACGCAGGCAACGGCTCATTCCTCCAAAACCAGCACTGACCAATACCTCGCTGGAATTTGCAGAAACACTGGGGCGCTTGTATTACCTTCATCACGACAATAGTAACCTTGCCCGTAAAATGATCCAGCATCTGCTCGAATATATCCGGAATCATTATTACCTGAACACGAGCCAGTTGAATGATGAATTTGTGCTGCTGTTATCCCGTAAATCAGGCCATCCGCAGGAAGCAGTAGCAGAGATGTTCAGGCAGGTGCATGCCTTACGGTTGGCAGACAGTGTTTCAGATAACGAATTACAACATTTCTATAATAGCATCTATCAATTCTATTTAAAAGCGAACTAA
- a CDS encoding DUF4129 domain-containing protein, translating into MRRLLYIWLLLTVCIGAKAQEADTTSTASTLEDKLRTKKLPHSLWDDQKPGEWNDAAEGRLSRQELSKDKMEEMRNMKALQYEQASIKKDSWWQDTGAWVRKHREFFRTLLYILLGVLLLACILLFIRKNDIRFFRRSHQEMEEEGTLTTEGPQNYDALARAAIAAGYWREAVRMRYLHSLQLLEAKQLIAPGKDKTNMDYLRELTSTAWHKPFAKLTLHYEYIWYGQQPLNNGQFAQLEEQFSAFKTSLR; encoded by the coding sequence ATGAGGAGGCTCTTGTACATATGGTTACTCCTTACTGTTTGCATTGGCGCGAAAGCGCAGGAAGCAGATACTACTTCAACAGCATCTACTTTAGAGGACAAGCTGCGGACGAAAAAACTACCCCATTCCCTGTGGGACGATCAAAAACCGGGAGAGTGGAATGATGCAGCAGAAGGAAGGCTTTCCAGGCAGGAACTATCCAAAGATAAAATGGAAGAAATGCGCAACATGAAAGCACTGCAATACGAACAGGCGTCCATCAAAAAGGATAGCTGGTGGCAGGATACGGGAGCCTGGGTACGTAAGCATAGGGAATTCTTCCGTACACTCTTATATATTTTGCTGGGAGTACTTTTACTGGCATGCATCCTTTTATTCATCCGTAAAAACGATATCCGGTTCTTCCGCCGTTCCCACCAGGAAATGGAAGAAGAAGGAACACTCACAACAGAAGGCCCGCAAAACTATGATGCATTGGCCCGTGCAGCTATTGCCGCAGGTTATTGGCGGGAGGCCGTGCGGATGCGTTACCTGCATTCGCTGCAATTACTGGAAGCAAAACAATTGATTGCGCCGGGCAAGGATAAAACAAATATGGATTATCTCCGGGAACTTACCAGTACTGCCTGGCATAAGCCCTTTGCTAAACTTACCCTGCACTATGAATATATATGGTATGGGCAGCAACCGCTGAATAACGGACAGTTTGCACAACTGGAGGAACAATTTTCAGCGTTTAAAACATCTTTAAGATAA
- a CDS encoding stage II sporulation protein M yields the protein MRESSFIKRNLHRWKKIQEEPTEDPDEMAERFTGLLDDLAYAKTFYSHSKVTHYINGLAGGIFQRIYSSHQGEKNRFSNFFYYQLPLLIRKHHRLFLFTFCYFLLICIIGAFSAAHDETFVRGVLGDEYVNMTEQNIANGDPFGVYKDQNPGYMWLRIAFNNIRVSMFCFVFGIALSAGTLWVLLQNGIMLGSFQYFFFSKGLGWASVLVIWVHGTLEISSIIIAGTAGMILGNSILFPGTHTRKDSLKRGAKEGLKIIVALIPIFMVAAFLESFITRHTSMPVAVSISILALSLAFIVWYFIIYPIRVQKQGYRLNTAGKLIKPMQL from the coding sequence ATGAGAGAATCTTCATTTATTAAAAGGAACCTGCACCGCTGGAAAAAGATCCAGGAGGAACCCACGGAAGACCCCGATGAGATGGCGGAACGCTTTACCGGATTGCTGGACGACCTGGCCTACGCCAAAACATTTTATAGCCATAGTAAGGTTACCCATTACATTAATGGCCTGGCCGGGGGTATATTTCAACGTATTTACAGCAGCCACCAGGGAGAAAAGAACCGTTTCTCTAACTTCTTTTACTACCAGTTGCCGTTACTGATCCGCAAACACCATCGCCTTTTCCTGTTCACTTTCTGTTATTTCCTGCTCATATGTATTATCGGGGCCTTTTCTGCGGCCCACGATGAAACGTTTGTAAGAGGGGTGCTGGGAGATGAATATGTAAATATGACGGAACAAAACATTGCCAATGGTGATCCCTTTGGCGTATATAAAGATCAGAATCCCGGGTATATGTGGCTGCGTATTGCTTTTAATAATATCAGGGTGAGCATGTTCTGCTTTGTTTTCGGGATCGCCCTTTCCGCGGGAACTTTATGGGTATTGCTGCAAAACGGGATCATGCTGGGCTCCTTCCAGTACTTCTTCTTCTCAAAAGGACTGGGTTGGGCCTCGGTATTGGTAATATGGGTACACGGCACGCTGGAGATCTCTTCTATCATCATTGCCGGAACGGCAGGCATGATACTCGGCAATAGTATCCTTTTCCCGGGAACGCATACCAGAAAGGATTCACTTAAAAGAGGCGCCAAAGAAGGGCTGAAGATCATCGTGGCACTGATCCCTATATTTATGGTGGCGGCTTTCCTGGAAAGCTTTATTACACGCCATACTTCCATGCCTGTTGCTGTCAGTATCAGCATCCTGGCACTTTCGCTGGCTTTTATTGTGTGGTATTTTATTATTTATCCTATCAGGGTGCAAAAGCAGGGATACCGCCTGAACACAGCAGGAAAACTGATCAAACCGATGCAATTATGA